AAGAGATTAAGAGTGGTGACGGTGATTCCGCTTTGCTTTTTGCGAATAGATGCATGAAGAGTTCGCGAGCTCAAGAATTCTTCCCCTTCAATCTGCCACTAGCTTCCCTGCCCCTACTTTCAGCTCGCTTCAATACGGCTGCTCTAAGCTCATCCCAGTCGGTCTTGGTCATTGGACCAGCACTGCCGCTTTCCATCCCTTCAAGTAAGAGAAGCTCGAGGCGTTCCTGGGCTGCCCTTTTCTGGTGGTCGCGGATTAGGCTCCGAAAATACTCACTGACGTTTCCGTAGTCGCCACCCCTAATCTGGGACTCAACGTATTTCTTGAGTTCGTCGGAAAGGGAAATATTGAAACTTGCCATCGGTTATTACCTCCAAGTTCTAATATCGGCTAAATGGCAATAGATGTCAATAGTTTTTGACATTTTCCTTGCCGAATGGTTCCAAACCCGATCCTATAAGTCCACATGATAAACGGGATTCTCACGTACGAAATGTACTTAATGGTTCCACCATTTCCTTTGGTCATCGACGGTTTTCCGCAAGTCCCAACGATATATGTGATATGTCGCAATAGGTATCAATATGTATC
The genomic region above belongs to Candidatus Zixiibacteriota bacterium and contains:
- a CDS encoding type II toxin-antitoxin system ParD family antitoxin encodes the protein MASFNISLSDELKKYVESQIRGGDYGNVSEYFRSLIRDHQKRAAQERLELLLLEGMESGSAGPMTKTDWDELRAAVLKRAESRGREASGRLKGKNS